The Paenibacillus tianjinensis genome has a window encoding:
- a CDS encoding DUF4362 domain-containing protein: MSQPVTRDQPNLITHFDQTDLERVKEMIHRFEEGQGDNLTFLQWGIDSGPFIYDFYNDGRVLYLRVDQTRDYMSTNPTKTEYVCRAIELAESDDLYKVELSDCRNYPTDQRIPMVSFPKENL, encoded by the coding sequence GTGAGCCAACCTGTTACAAGAGATCAGCCAAATTTAATTACGCATTTTGACCAGACTGACCTGGAGAGAGTCAAAGAAATGATTCACCGTTTTGAAGAAGGCCAAGGAGATAATCTGACTTTCCTGCAATGGGGAATAGACAGCGGGCCGTTTATATATGATTTCTATAATGACGGACGGGTGCTGTACTTGAGGGTAGATCAAACACGGGATTACATGAGTACGAACCCAACAAAGACAGAGTATGTCTGCAGAGCCATTGAGCTCGCAGAGAGCGATGACTTATATAAGGTCGAACTGTCTGATTGCCGGAACTATCCCACAGACCAGCGGATCCCGATGGTTTCCTTCCCTAAGGAGAACCTGTAA
- a CDS encoding SDR family oxidoreductase, whose translation MNQIQDLPYDQIALITGTSSGFGLLTALTLAAKGYHVIATMRDLGRKDELIRQAEEADVLNRIHLMTLDVTDSESIESVVSAIIDRFGRIDVLVNNAGFAVGGFVEEVSMEQWRHQMDTNFFGLVEVTKAVLPVMRQQREGSIINVSSVSGLIGFPGYAPYAASKYAVEGFSESLRQELLPFGIRVVLVEPGSFRTSIWGKGIYGIRTSEDSPYYKQLTEVLRYSRRTAETAPDPRQVADLIGKLVFLGAPKLRYPIGKGSKVLSIGKALLPWKTLERFIAKSLSGMK comes from the coding sequence ATGAATCAGATTCAAGACCTACCCTATGATCAAATAGCTCTTATTACTGGGACCTCCAGCGGTTTTGGACTGCTGACTGCGCTTACCTTGGCGGCAAAAGGATATCACGTGATTGCCACGATGCGTGATCTGGGCCGCAAAGACGAGCTTATCCGTCAGGCTGAAGAAGCTGATGTGCTCAATCGAATTCATCTAATGACGCTGGATGTCACCGATTCGGAGTCCATAGAATCGGTTGTTTCAGCAATTATAGACCGTTTTGGAAGAATCGACGTGCTAGTTAATAATGCAGGCTTTGCCGTTGGCGGGTTCGTTGAGGAAGTAAGTATGGAACAATGGCGTCACCAGATGGATACGAACTTTTTCGGGCTGGTGGAGGTAACGAAGGCTGTACTTCCTGTGATGCGGCAGCAGCGCGAAGGGAGCATTATCAATGTCAGCAGTGTCAGCGGATTAATCGGCTTTCCCGGTTACGCACCCTATGCCGCATCCAAGTATGCAGTGGAGGGCTTCAGCGAAAGTCTGCGCCAAGAATTGCTGCCCTTCGGTATCCGGGTCGTTCTGGTCGAGCCCGGCTCCTTCCGCACCTCGATCTGGGGAAAGGGCATTTACGGAATCCGGACAAGTGAAGATTCACCGTATTACAAGCAGCTTACTGAGGTGCTCCGCTACTCCCGTCGGACCGCAGAAACAGCACCCGATCCCCGCCAGGTGGCTGACCTGATCGGCAAGCTGGTCTTCTTGGGTGCGCCTAAGCTGCGTTATCCCATCGGCAAAGGCTCTAAGGTCCTGAGTATTGGCAAAGCGCTGCTGCCCTGGAAAACGCTGGAACGGTTCATCGCCAAATCCCTGTCGGGAATGAAATGA
- a CDS encoding glycosyltransferase family 4 protein gives MRFTFPILTLCHGGAQRMLVELTNGLTALGHQVVIVMPSGGDISYEVHSTVHRTDHTVLRESDFPASDIIVSNFYTTVPVSEAASLNGKGMHVRLSLCYEPLFLPENSVSFPSYNTTPRLIVLSEWQREIIALNHGITGSIVPVGISSSFSNRHIRHRLQEPMNITAILRKVENGFSWHREQDYLVRQLDIVKQNLPHVNINFISPPDEFYSSDSLQNMKASGKYRFFTPQNDEELCYHYNGADIFVSSSIFDSGSLPGLEAMRCGAALVTVYSGGNMEYARHEENCLLSYRYENRLAEDIIRLVQDHVLRIRLASQGEADSNSWTWENSVRIMERTVIHYLQGIPLIDPPRSAQAMLRRTDSLRATRK, from the coding sequence ATGAGGTTCACATTCCCCATTCTCACCTTATGCCATGGCGGGGCGCAACGGATGCTGGTGGAGCTTACCAATGGTCTTACCGCTCTGGGTCACCAGGTAGTCATTGTCATGCCGTCGGGGGGAGACATTTCTTATGAGGTTCACTCCACCGTTCACCGTACCGACCACACGGTGCTTCGCGAATCCGATTTTCCGGCTAGTGATATCATCGTTTCCAATTTCTACACTACTGTGCCTGTGTCAGAAGCGGCAAGCCTTAATGGCAAAGGCATGCATGTCCGCCTCTCTTTATGTTATGAACCGCTATTTCTACCGGAAAATAGTGTATCTTTCCCATCCTACAATACTACTCCCAGACTGATTGTGTTATCCGAATGGCAGCGGGAGATCATTGCCCTCAACCATGGAATTACGGGCAGCATTGTACCTGTAGGCATCAGCTCGAGTTTCAGCAACAGGCATATCCGCCACAGGCTGCAGGAACCGATGAACATAACCGCCATCCTCCGAAAAGTGGAGAACGGTTTCTCCTGGCACCGCGAACAGGATTATCTGGTCCGGCAGCTAGACATTGTTAAACAGAATCTTCCGCATGTGAATATCAACTTTATCAGTCCGCCTGACGAGTTCTACAGCTCGGATTCTTTGCAAAACATGAAAGCAAGCGGCAAATACCGCTTCTTCACCCCACAGAATGACGAAGAGCTCTGCTATCATTATAACGGAGCCGATATCTTTGTCAGCTCCAGTATTTTTGATAGCGGCTCTTTGCCCGGACTGGAAGCTATGCGCTGCGGCGCCGCACTTGTCACCGTCTACTCCGGAGGCAATATGGAGTATGCCAGACATGAAGAAAACTGCCTGCTCTCCTACCGGTATGAGAACCGGCTGGCTGAAGATATCATCCGGCTGGTACAGGACCATGTGCTCCGTATCAGGCTGGCTTCACAGGGAGAGGCTGATTCAAACAGCTGGACCTGGGAGAACAGTGTCCGGATTATGGAACGGACAGTTATCCATTATTTGCAGGGCATCCCCTTAATTGATCCGCCCAGATCTGCCCAGGCCATGCTCCGCCGGACTGACAGCTTGCGGGCAACCCGCAAGTAA
- a CDS encoding lipid II flippase Amj family protein, translating into MVNSLIVVCLLTMIINTAETLSYSVRYAGVKLNKIAIALSLTGIIVLVSRTANMIQAPLTAKFVDYSNNADTSFPLGNYLRIIMLASSLGTLIAIALFPTFVGLFSRVISKLEVEGSLPKLLSSVTVEQLKNTRKYIKRPGIKLPSFRYLGIPKRFIIMNIFVTGFYTVGVISSLYAGHLSPHLLATASNASGLINGLATILLTIFIDPQLGIITHKATEQAEYRDQLGKIYVLLMFSRFLGTLLGQLVFIPAAHFISWMVQLI; encoded by the coding sequence ATGGTGAATAGCTTAATTGTGGTATGCCTGCTAACAATGATTATTAATACGGCTGAAACATTATCATATTCGGTCCGCTATGCCGGGGTTAAGCTGAACAAGATCGCCATAGCTTTGTCGCTGACCGGAATTATTGTACTTGTATCGAGAACGGCAAATATGATCCAGGCTCCACTGACAGCAAAATTTGTTGACTATTCCAATAATGCAGACACAAGTTTTCCGCTTGGTAATTATTTACGAATAATTATGCTGGCATCTTCACTAGGCACATTAATCGCCATTGCACTCTTCCCGACCTTTGTCGGCCTTTTTAGCAGGGTAATCTCCAAGCTGGAGGTGGAGGGCTCCCTTCCTAAGCTCCTGAGCAGCGTGACGGTAGAACAGCTTAAGAACACGCGCAAATATATCAAAAGACCCGGAATAAAGCTGCCCAGCTTCAGATATCTTGGAATTCCTAAGCGGTTTATCATCATGAATATTTTTGTTACCGGGTTCTATACCGTAGGGGTAATCTCTTCGCTGTATGCAGGGCATTTATCCCCTCACCTCCTGGCAACCGCTTCGAATGCCTCCGGTCTGATCAACGGACTGGCTACGATCTTGCTGACCATCTTTATTGATCCGCAGCTGGGAATTATTACACACAAAGCCACGGAACAAGCAGAATACCGCGATCAGCTGGGAAAAATCTATGTGCTGCTGATGTTCTCCCGATTCCTTGGAACATTGCTAGGCCAGCTTGTATTCATACCAGCAGCCCATTTCATCAGCTGGATGGTGCAGCTGATCTGA
- a CDS encoding NUDIX domain-containing protein, translated as MPISEYYRGLRSKVGTELLLVPSVAAVIRNEAGKILFIRKGGESLWGMPAGAVEPGETPSRAVRREVFEETGLMITPERIIGVFGGAKYAYEYSNGDRVEYSITVFECSIVKGTPRSMDGECEELRFFSEEELPKIAIPYPPEVFRRGSGTVKTIFE; from the coding sequence ATGCCGATATCTGAATACTACCGCGGGCTGCGCAGCAAAGTAGGTACAGAACTGCTATTAGTGCCGTCTGTTGCGGCAGTCATACGCAATGAGGCAGGAAAGATCCTCTTTATCCGTAAAGGCGGAGAATCACTCTGGGGAATGCCGGCAGGTGCAGTGGAGCCTGGAGAAACGCCGTCCAGAGCGGTGCGGCGCGAGGTTTTTGAGGAAACGGGACTCATGATAACACCCGAGCGGATCATTGGCGTATTCGGCGGTGCAAAATATGCATACGAGTACAGTAATGGAGACCGTGTGGAGTATTCAATCACTGTCTTTGAGTGCTCAATCGTTAAGGGGACGCCAAGAAGCATGGATGGGGAATGTGAGGAGCTCAGATTCTTCAGTGAAGAAGAGCTGCCGAAGATTGCTATTCCCTATCCGCCGGAGGTATTCCGCCGGGGATCCGGTACGGTAAAAACGATTTTTGAATAA
- a CDS encoding CidA/LrgA family protein, producing MKIIRVIAEVGLLYVFYLIGDYLQKLLHLPVPGSIVGLLLLFVLLLLRIVPVKLIENGSSFILAYLPMFFIPATAGIMNHLDIFSGRGLLLIAILVVSSVLTMVVTAHSSEWIAGLSANRSSRRPLRARGIREKGKEA from the coding sequence ATGAAAATCATTCGTGTCATTGCCGAGGTCGGACTATTGTACGTGTTTTATTTGATAGGGGACTATCTGCAAAAGCTGCTTCATCTCCCGGTTCCCGGCAGTATCGTCGGGCTTCTGCTGCTTTTTGTACTGCTGCTGCTCCGAATTGTACCCGTAAAGCTGATTGAGAACGGCTCTTCCTTTATTCTTGCCTATCTTCCTATGTTTTTCATACCCGCAACCGCGGGAATTATGAATCATCTGGACATCTTCAGTGGCAGAGGGCTGCTGCTGATTGCCATTCTGGTGGTAAGCAGCGTGCTTACCATGGTAGTGACTGCCCATTCCAGTGAATGGATCGCCGGCTTGAGCGCAAACCGCAGCAGCAGACGGCCCCTCCGCGCCAGAGGGATTAGAGAGAAGGGGAAGGAAGCATGA
- the arfA gene encoding arabinosylfuranosidase ArfA has translation MTIRSTMIVDKDFKLAEVDPRVYGSFIEHLGRAVYGGIYEPGHPTADEQGFRGDALQAIRALNVPIIRYPGGNFVSGYNWEDGVGPKAERKRSLELAWWTTETNQVGTNEFADWARLVGSEVMMAVNLGTRGIDAARNLVEYCNHPSGSYYSDMRIAHGYKTPHGFKTWCLGNEMDGPWQIGAKTAAEYGRLANETAKAMRWVDPTIELVACGSSGSGMSTFAEWEATVLDLSYDNVDFLSLHTYYNNNEGDTPNFLAQSLDLDQFIDSVAATCDYIKAKKKSKKKIYLSLDEWNVWKSQGTSRAEQLWQIAPPEFEDVYTLEDALVVGCCLISLLKHADRVKMACIAQLINVIAPIMTENGGPLWLQTTYYPYMHASMYGRGTVLHPLISSPKYDSKDFSDVPYLEAVSVYNEELGEVTVFAVNRHLSEGLELAVDLRSFGAATVLQHTVLEHEDIYAANTRHNPGTVLPHDRGNASAEGGRVSALLPKASWNVIRLRVNP, from the coding sequence ATGACCATTCGATCGACAATGATTGTTGATAAGGATTTCAAGCTGGCTGAGGTAGACCCCAGGGTATATGGTTCCTTTATCGAGCACTTAGGGCGGGCTGTTTACGGCGGGATTTATGAACCTGGACATCCTACGGCTGATGAGCAAGGTTTTCGTGGAGATGCTCTACAGGCTATACGTGCACTGAACGTTCCGATCATCCGTTACCCGGGGGGCAACTTTGTCTCCGGCTACAATTGGGAAGACGGCGTTGGTCCCAAGGCAGAACGAAAGCGTTCTCTTGAATTAGCCTGGTGGACGACAGAAACCAATCAAGTGGGCACCAATGAATTTGCTGATTGGGCCAGACTGGTCGGTTCCGAAGTTATGATGGCGGTAAATCTCGGAACCCGGGGAATAGATGCGGCCAGAAACCTGGTCGAATATTGCAATCATCCTTCCGGATCTTACTACAGCGACATGCGGATTGCTCACGGATATAAGACGCCTCATGGCTTCAAGACCTGGTGTCTCGGCAATGAAATGGATGGTCCGTGGCAGATTGGCGCCAAAACAGCGGCTGAATACGGCAGACTTGCGAACGAAACAGCCAAAGCCATGCGCTGGGTTGATCCTACAATTGAGCTTGTCGCCTGCGGCAGCTCAGGCAGCGGAATGAGCACTTTCGCGGAATGGGAAGCCACCGTACTGGATCTCAGCTATGACAATGTGGACTTCCTGTCCTTGCATACCTATTACAACAATAACGAAGGGGACACGCCAAACTTCCTGGCCCAGTCACTGGATTTGGACCAGTTTATCGACAGTGTAGCTGCTACATGTGACTATATCAAAGCTAAAAAGAAAAGCAAGAAAAAAATCTACCTCTCGCTTGATGAGTGGAACGTATGGAAATCCCAGGGGACGAGCCGCGCTGAACAGCTGTGGCAGATCGCACCGCCGGAATTTGAGGATGTATATACATTGGAAGACGCGCTGGTCGTTGGCTGCTGTCTGATCAGTCTGCTGAAGCATGCCGACCGGGTAAAAATGGCTTGTATCGCCCAGCTTATTAATGTTATCGCGCCGATTATGACCGAAAACGGCGGTCCGCTCTGGCTTCAGACAACCTACTACCCTTATATGCATGCTTCAATGTATGGCCGGGGGACAGTACTACACCCTCTAATCTCCAGTCCGAAATATGATTCTAAGGATTTCTCTGACGTTCCTTATCTGGAAGCGGTCAGCGTCTACAATGAAGAACTGGGTGAAGTTACGGTATTTGCCGTGAACCGCCATCTGTCCGAAGGCCTGGAGCTGGCTGTGGATCTGCGCAGCTTCGGTGCTGCAACTGTGCTTCAGCATACCGTACTGGAACATGAGGATATTTACGCAGCCAACACCCGTCATAACCCGGGAACAGTACTTCCTCATGATCGCGGAAATGCCTCAGCGGAGGGGGGGCGGGTCAGCGCGTTGCTGCCTAAAGCTTCCTGGAATGTTATCCGTCTGCGGGTCAACCCTTAG
- a CDS encoding NAD(P)H-dependent oxidoreductase: protein METLKTKETNAEVKKEILSAFEFRHATKEFDSSRKISDEDFQFILETGRLSPSSFGFEPWRFVVVQNPELREKLRLHAWGAQKQLPTASHFVLILSRQPKDLAADSSFIGGMMRDVQQLPPAVAEGKQKVYDTFLNDDFGLRDNERAQFEWGARQTYLALGNMMTSAALIGIDSCPIEGFDKEKIEQTLEAEGILDREHFGIACMVAFGYRIHEPRGKTRQTADQVIQWV from the coding sequence ATGGAAACATTGAAAACTAAAGAAACCAATGCAGAGGTTAAAAAAGAAATACTGTCCGCCTTTGAATTCAGGCATGCCACTAAGGAATTTGACAGCAGCAGGAAGATCAGCGATGAGGATTTTCAATTCATACTGGAAACCGGGCGTTTGTCACCGAGCTCCTTCGGCTTTGAGCCATGGAGATTTGTCGTGGTGCAGAATCCGGAACTCCGCGAGAAGCTGCGTCTACATGCCTGGGGTGCGCAAAAGCAGCTGCCTACAGCCAGCCATTTTGTGCTGATCCTGTCCAGACAGCCTAAGGATTTGGCCGCCGACTCTTCCTTCATCGGAGGAATGATGCGGGATGTGCAGCAGCTGCCGCCTGCCGTCGCGGAAGGCAAACAAAAGGTCTACGATACGTTCCTTAACGATGATTTCGGGTTGAGGGACAATGAGCGGGCCCAGTTCGAGTGGGGAGCGCGCCAGACCTATCTTGCCCTTGGCAATATGATGACCAGTGCGGCACTGATCGGTATCGATTCTTGCCCGATTGAAGGATTCGACAAAGAGAAGATTGAGCAGACGCTGGAGGCGGAAGGGATTTTGGATCGTGAGCATTTCGGAATTGCCTGCATGGTTGCATTCGGATACCGGATTCATGAGCCGCGCGGCAAAACAAGACAAACCGCCGATCAGGTAATTCAGTGGGTGTAA
- a CDS encoding putative ABC transporter permease produces MLSLDSHSVVVVSGQYFFYFMIYSFFGWVLEGAYNLYSQGSFRKEGFLKGPFKPMYGFAPLLLLAAQMLKLPLPLFLGLALIIPSAVEYASGWLLKSAFHKQWWDYSAMPHQLHGHICLKFSLYWWGLATACIYLLQPLMELLYHLVEPVWLLGMPLIIILFSADLLWTCWSRRRTLRRLELGEG; encoded by the coding sequence GTGCTGTCGCTGGATAGCCATAGTGTAGTTGTTGTGTCGGGTCAATATTTTTTTTATTTTATGATCTACTCTTTCTTTGGCTGGGTGCTCGAAGGAGCATATAATCTCTATAGTCAGGGAAGCTTCCGCAAAGAGGGGTTTCTCAAAGGGCCGTTTAAGCCGATGTACGGCTTTGCTCCCTTATTGCTGCTGGCAGCCCAGATGCTGAAGCTACCACTTCCGCTGTTTCTGGGGCTAGCCCTGATCATACCTTCGGCAGTTGAATATGCTAGCGGCTGGCTGCTGAAGTCGGCCTTCCATAAGCAGTGGTGGGACTATTCAGCAATGCCCCATCAGCTGCATGGACATATCTGTCTGAAATTTTCTTTATACTGGTGGGGGCTGGCCACTGCTTGTATCTATCTTCTTCAGCCATTAATGGAGCTGCTCTATCATCTTGTGGAGCCTGTTTGGCTACTGGGAATGCCGCTGATTATAATACTGTTCAGTGCCGATTTGCTATGGACCTGCTGGTCCCGGCGGCGTACCTTGAGAAGGCTGGAGCTGGGAGAAGGCTGA
- a CDS encoding YkvA family protein gives MELDKAKIPADLSAGEFKYSQANEQLVKNNFWRKTKKFAGKIPFTKDAVAMYYCALDAKTPLWAKGIAFGALAYFISPLDTIPDALLGLGFTDDAAIIAAAVRAIAGQVTDEHRQKSEEFFDDGN, from the coding sequence ATGGAACTGGACAAAGCTAAAATTCCGGCAGACCTTTCGGCCGGGGAATTTAAATACAGCCAAGCGAATGAGCAGCTGGTGAAAAACAACTTCTGGCGCAAAACCAAAAAATTCGCCGGCAAAATTCCGTTTACCAAGGATGCTGTAGCGATGTATTACTGTGCTCTGGATGCCAAAACCCCGCTCTGGGCCAAGGGCATTGCCTTCGGGGCACTGGCGTATTTCATCTCACCGCTCGACACCATTCCGGATGCCTTGCTCGGGCTTGGCTTTACGGATGATGCCGCAATCATTGCCGCAGCTGTGCGGGCCATTGCCGGACAGGTTACCGATGAGCACCGGCAGAAGTCCGAGGAATTTTTTGACGATGGCAACTGA
- a CDS encoding sugar phosphate isomerase/epimerase family protein — protein sequence MFLIRFGTLAHTAGCLPLHTLTSTLQAHDIDFVQLALTKAIQDIDTSPGKLSPGLANYIGEQFDKAGIRIGVLGCYIDPIHPDPAVRRAEINRFKEQLRYAKQFGAPMVATESGGLNTYQASAPEHYEEIGWQTFKATLEELAEEAEKWGVFVGIEGVSTHTLATPAHMRRILDEVPSSSIGVVFDPCNLIGEDLHRQDEIVDSAFNLFGDRIILAHLKDIYDDGDIIRHGVPGRGLFHTADFLNKLQAYKPMIDVSLEEITLPVFNETAALLHSLRSS from the coding sequence ATGTTTCTCATTCGCTTCGGAACTTTGGCCCATACTGCCGGTTGTCTGCCGCTGCATACTCTGACTTCAACCCTCCAGGCCCATGATATTGATTTCGTACAGCTTGCCTTGACCAAGGCTATCCAGGATATTGATACTTCCCCGGGCAAGCTGAGTCCAGGACTGGCTAACTATATCGGAGAGCAGTTCGACAAAGCCGGCATCCGCATTGGTGTGCTCGGCTGCTACATTGATCCCATTCACCCCGATCCGGCTGTACGCAGGGCGGAGATTAACCGGTTCAAGGAGCAGCTGCGTTATGCGAAGCAGTTCGGGGCCCCTATGGTAGCCACCGAAAGCGGCGGCTTGAATACTTATCAGGCGTCTGCACCAGAACACTATGAAGAAATCGGCTGGCAGACCTTCAAGGCTACACTGGAGGAATTGGCCGAGGAAGCGGAAAAATGGGGTGTGTTTGTAGGAATTGAAGGTGTCAGCACTCATACTTTAGCCACCCCGGCTCATATGCGGCGCATTCTGGACGAAGTGCCGTCCAGCTCCATCGGAGTCGTGTTCGACCCCTGCAATCTGATCGGTGAAGATCTGCACAGGCAGGATGAAATTGTGGACAGCGCCTTCAATCTGTTCGGAGACCGGATTATTCTGGCCCATTTGAAGGATATTTACGACGACGGTGATATAATCCGTCACGGCGTACCGGGCCGTGGGCTGTTCCACACTGCTGATTTTTTGAACAAGCTTCAGGCTTATAAGCCGATGATTGATGTCTCGCTCGAGGAAATCACACTGCCGGTGTTCAATGAGACTGCCGCCCTATTACACAGCCTGCGCAGCAGCTAA
- a CDS encoding winged helix-turn-helix transcriptional regulator — translation MRDRKGGFGECPEGAIACPVEFTLDVIGGKWKGVLLYHLMDEKKRFNEFRRICPGITQRMLTLQLRELEEDGVVHREVYHQVPPKVEYSLTEFGKTLIPIIKLMRDWGEVYKTKQLSSESCEQIEADVGV, via the coding sequence ATGCGTGACAGAAAAGGCGGATTTGGCGAGTGTCCGGAAGGCGCAATTGCCTGTCCTGTAGAATTTACGCTCGACGTTATCGGAGGGAAATGGAAGGGTGTGCTGTTATACCACCTGATGGATGAGAAGAAACGGTTTAATGAATTCCGGCGGATCTGCCCCGGGATTACCCAGCGCATGCTGACGCTCCAGCTTCGGGAACTGGAAGAAGACGGTGTGGTGCACCGGGAAGTCTATCATCAGGTTCCGCCAAAGGTAGAATATTCATTGACCGAATTCGGCAAAACCCTGATTCCGATCATCAAGCTTATGCGGGACTGGGGCGAGGTTTACAAAACAAAACAGCTTTCCTCGGAAAGCTGCGAACAGATAGAAGCAGATGTTGGGGTGTAG
- a CDS encoding sialidase family protein — translation MANVNITAALPGNHIEPSIAVNTLSPNFLCVVSVDDSTGTALTGFYRSTDGGQTWSTTILPQAPGYMSAEAPTIDYTFPNTFIVAVHFFNEFDDGTIATYTSFDNGATFNPPVIVQQGFGLYIHNDEPFLAVDRSPSSPYRGNAYVGYTPLYDLAQNAAIFFQRSLDQGLTWERPQRISDPRGDLERAALVVGLAGEVYVGYIQLGPAPKYALIRVSQDGGVTFSPPVSRGATLIANTVPVPSPLPVPNYAFRVQTNLSLGADISAGPFGGFVYAVWNDFRLGYADIFFSRSPDGLLWSQPVNITGAPAGSQNFSPSITVSPSNGTIRVIYYTNRIDGFLLDVFVAESINSGLSFTNRRVSDVSTNPNGNSPTPVPLIGDYITAATIFPNTLGAVWNDTRLGKQDIIFGN, via the coding sequence TTGGCAAATGTCAATATTACTGCCGCACTGCCGGGCAATCATATCGAGCCTTCAATTGCAGTAAATACGCTTTCCCCGAATTTCCTGTGCGTGGTCTCGGTGGATGACAGTACGGGGACGGCTCTGACCGGATTCTACAGATCAACCGACGGTGGGCAGACCTGGTCGACGACGATTCTCCCGCAGGCTCCCGGCTATATGAGTGCAGAAGCGCCGACCATAGACTATACGTTTCCCAACACCTTTATTGTTGCGGTCCATTTTTTCAACGAGTTTGATGATGGTACGATTGCAACCTATACCTCATTTGATAATGGAGCCACCTTTAATCCGCCCGTTATCGTGCAGCAGGGTTTTGGTCTGTATATTCACAATGATGAACCCTTTCTGGCTGTGGACCGTTCACCGTCCAGCCCGTACCGCGGAAATGCATACGTTGGCTATACCCCTTTGTATGATCTTGCACAGAATGCAGCGATCTTCTTCCAGCGTTCCTTGGATCAGGGATTAACCTGGGAACGGCCGCAGCGGATCTCCGATCCGCGTGGAGATCTTGAACGTGCGGCGCTGGTTGTGGGACTCGCGGGGGAGGTGTATGTCGGATATATTCAACTTGGGCCGGCACCGAAGTATGCCCTGATCCGGGTATCCCAGGATGGTGGCGTTACCTTCAGTCCTCCGGTTTCACGCGGAGCTACCTTAATTGCGAATACAGTTCCTGTGCCAAGTCCCCTGCCTGTGCCGAACTATGCCTTTCGCGTCCAGACCAATCTCAGCTTGGGTGCTGATATTTCAGCGGGACCGTTTGGCGGATTTGTATACGCAGTCTGGAATGATTTCCGGCTTGGCTATGCCGATATCTTCTTTTCGCGGTCACCTGATGGTCTGCTCTGGTCTCAGCCGGTTAATATCACGGGAGCGCCAGCTGGCTCGCAGAATTTTTCGCCGTCGATCACGGTTTCACCTTCGAATGGGACGATAAGGGTCATTTATTATACGAACCGGATTGACGGCTTCCTGCTGGATGTATTTGTTGCAGAATCGATCAATAGCGGCCTGTCCTTCACCAATCGGAGAGTGTCGGATGTGTCCACGAATCCCAATGGTAATTCGCCGACACCTGTTCCGCTAATCGGCGATTATATTACAGCTGCAACGATCTTCCCGAATACACTCGGAGCGGTCTGGAACGATACCCGATTAGGCAAGCAGGACATTATTTTCGGGAATTGA
- a CDS encoding LrgB family protein yields the protein MRILLAAGFVLFNVVIYLVMALLYKRYRLPVLLPALTATFTVVVLLLGFHISYDTYMVGGQWINRLLGPAVVSLAYPLYKQRNVLWENLPAILGGTLTGLLVGMLSGLLMAASLGFSKIYVLSILPKSITTAVAIQISGNLGGDSSLTSVFVMIAGFTGAIGGPYIIKLFRIRSESGIGIGLGTASHALGTAKALEYGEQSVSMSSVAMTVCAIVGSIVGPLVAWIIYH from the coding sequence ATGAGAATTCTGCTAGCTGCCGGGTTCGTTCTGTTCAATGTTGTGATATATCTGGTGATGGCCCTGCTATACAAACGATACCGTCTTCCTGTCCTTTTACCGGCGTTGACTGCGACTTTTACTGTAGTTGTGCTGCTGCTAGGATTTCATATTTCCTATGACACTTATATGGTTGGCGGACAGTGGATTAACCGTCTGCTGGGACCCGCTGTAGTGTCTCTAGCTTATCCGCTGTACAAACAGCGGAATGTACTCTGGGAGAATCTGCCGGCGATACTAGGCGGAACACTAACAGGTCTGCTGGTAGGCATGCTGAGCGGGCTGCTGATGGCGGCCAGTCTCGGCTTCTCCAAAATCTATGTGCTCTCGATCCTGCCCAAATCGATTACGACTGCTGTAGCGATTCAAATTTCAGGCAACCTGGGTGGAGACTCCTCTCTAACCTCAGTTTTTGTAATGATTGCCGGGTTCACCGGTGCTATTGGCGGTCCTTACATCATTAAATTGTTCAGAATCCGCAGCGAATCCGGAATCGGTATTGGGCTCGGAACGGCATCACATGCACTGGGTACTGCCAAAGCGCTGGAATACGGTGAGCAGTCCGTCTCCATGAGCTCAGTCGCAATGACAGTATGTGCTATTGTAGGCTCAATAGTCGGTCCGCTTGTCGCCTGGATCATTTACCATTAA